In Streptomyces sp. TS71-3, the following proteins share a genomic window:
- a CDS encoding M1 family metallopeptidase — protein sequence MPPLTPRSRALRTRGRRLGTGLLAVAASVCLVAADSPPPGGALGVGDRLFPLLGNPGYDVLDYDVALTYRGSNKTPLTGVTSIDARATAPLERINLDFTHGRVRSVDVNGHAARFATAKEDLVITPEDGIRQGERVHITVRHTSDPTPQKGVEGGWVQTSDGLAMANQAAAAHRVFPCNDHPSDKARFTFRVTAPRDLTVVAGGLPVRTTRRGGQSTRVFRSTYPMATELVQVSIGRSAVLRRTGPHGLPIRDVVPSQDRALLSPWLGKTPAQMRWMEARAGRFPFETYGVLVADAQTGFELETQTLSLFERRLFAGTGSAQFPAWYVQALMVHELAHQWFGDSVSPRTWSDLWLNEGHATWYEDVYAQRVGGPTLVDRMHAAYLSSDQWRAAGGPPAAPKPAGAANQIGIFRPIVYDGSALVLYALRQHIGVPAFERLEREWVSANRNGTVGTEDFIRFASRVTGRDLDGFLRPWLYGKKTPPMPGHPDWHSAAPAKAGAPAGSTRRAAPLPGTAATQGGATSDPMPPGHVHPR from the coding sequence ATGCCGCCGCTCACGCCCCGCTCCCGCGCCCTCCGTACCCGCGGCCGACGCCTCGGCACCGGCCTGCTGGCCGTCGCCGCGAGCGTCTGCCTCGTCGCCGCGGACTCCCCGCCTCCCGGAGGCGCGCTGGGCGTCGGCGACCGGCTCTTCCCGCTGCTCGGCAACCCCGGCTACGACGTGCTGGACTACGACGTCGCGCTGACCTACCGCGGCTCCAACAAGACCCCGCTCACCGGCGTGACCAGCATCGACGCCCGCGCCACGGCGCCGCTGGAGCGCATCAACCTGGACTTCACGCACGGCCGCGTGCGCTCCGTCGACGTCAACGGCCACGCAGCCCGCTTCGCCACCGCCAAGGAAGACCTGGTCATCACCCCCGAGGACGGGATCCGCCAGGGCGAACGGGTGCACATCACCGTGCGCCACACCAGCGACCCCACCCCGCAGAAGGGCGTCGAGGGCGGCTGGGTGCAGACCTCGGACGGGCTGGCCATGGCCAACCAGGCGGCCGCCGCGCACCGGGTGTTCCCCTGCAACGACCACCCCTCCGACAAGGCGCGCTTCACCTTCCGGGTCACCGCTCCCCGGGACCTCACCGTGGTCGCCGGCGGCCTGCCCGTGCGCACCACCCGGCGCGGAGGCCAGTCGACCCGGGTGTTCCGCAGCACCTACCCCATGGCCACCGAACTGGTGCAGGTGAGCATCGGACGCTCCGCCGTCCTGCGCAGGACCGGCCCGCACGGCCTGCCGATCCGCGACGTCGTGCCCAGCCAGGACCGCGCGCTGCTCTCGCCCTGGCTCGGCAAGACGCCCGCCCAGATGCGCTGGATGGAGGCCAGGGCCGGCCGCTTCCCCTTCGAGACCTACGGCGTGCTCGTCGCGGACGCGCAGACCGGCTTCGAACTGGAGACGCAGACCCTCTCGCTCTTCGAGCGGCGGCTCTTCGCCGGCACGGGCTCCGCGCAGTTCCCCGCCTGGTACGTCCAGGCGCTCATGGTCCACGAGCTGGCGCACCAGTGGTTCGGCGACAGCGTCAGCCCCCGCACCTGGTCCGACCTCTGGCTGAACGAGGGCCACGCGACCTGGTACGAGGACGTGTACGCGCAGCGGGTGGGCGGCCCCACCCTGGTGGACCGGATGCACGCGGCCTACCTGAGCTCCGACCAGTGGCGCGCCGCGGGCGGCCCGCCCGCCGCGCCGAAGCCCGCCGGCGCCGCCAACCAGATCGGCATCTTCCGGCCCATCGTGTACGACGGCAGCGCCCTGGTGCTCTACGCGCTGCGGCAGCACATCGGGGTCCCCGCCTTCGAGCGCCTGGAGCGCGAATGGGTGAGCGCGAACCGGAACGGAACGGTCGGCACCGAGGACTTCATCCGGTTCGCGTCCCGGGTCACCGGGCGTGACCTGGACGGTTTCCTCCGCCCGTGGCTCTACGGCAAGAAGACGCCGCCCATGCCGGGGCATCCGGACTGGCACTCGGCGGCGCCCGCCAAGGCGGGTGCCCCGGCCGGCTCCACGCGCAGGGCCGCACCCCTGCCCGGGACGGCGGCTACACAGGGTGGGGCGACGAGCGACCCCATGCCACCCGGACACGTTCACCCTCGGTGA